Proteins encoded within one genomic window of Saccharopolyspora pogona:
- the pcaD gene encoding 3-oxoadipate enol-lactonase, whose translation MNVNCELTGPDGAPVVVLSNSLGTDLTLWDEQVPALAQEFQVLRYDQRGHGGTPSKPGPYTLKQLGGDVLALLDTLGIRRAHFAGVSLGGMTGMWLAENAPERIDRLTLICTSAELGPATMWRDRAAVVRNKGTQAMVEPSLPRWFTPELAGRADIVEKFGGMLVAADDEGYAGCCEAIADMDLLPKLGEITAPTLVIAGAEDPATPPAHAERIGAAVPGARVKVLSPAAHLANAERPEAVNRLLVDHFTRSA comes from the coding sequence GTGAACGTTAACTGCGAGCTGACCGGACCGGACGGTGCTCCGGTCGTCGTGCTGTCCAACTCGCTTGGCACCGACCTGACGTTGTGGGACGAACAGGTTCCCGCCCTGGCGCAGGAGTTCCAGGTGCTGCGCTACGACCAGCGCGGCCACGGCGGCACTCCCAGCAAGCCGGGTCCGTACACGCTCAAGCAACTCGGCGGCGACGTGCTGGCGCTGCTGGACACGCTCGGCATCCGCCGGGCGCACTTCGCCGGGGTGTCGCTGGGCGGCATGACCGGCATGTGGCTCGCCGAGAACGCGCCGGAGCGCATCGACCGGCTGACGCTGATCTGCACCTCGGCCGAGCTGGGCCCGGCGACGATGTGGCGGGACCGCGCCGCGGTGGTGCGCAACAAGGGCACCCAGGCGATGGTCGAGCCGTCGCTGCCGAGGTGGTTCACGCCGGAACTGGCCGGGCGGGCCGACATCGTCGAGAAGTTCGGCGGCATGCTCGTCGCCGCCGACGACGAGGGCTATGCGGGTTGCTGCGAGGCGATCGCCGACATGGACCTGCTGCCCAAGCTTGGCGAGATCACCGCACCGACCCTGGTCATCGCCGGTGCCGAGGACCCGGCCACTCCCCCGGCGCACGCCGAGCGGATCGGCGCCGCCGTCCCGGGCGCTCGCGTGAAGGTGCTCTCGCCCGCCGCGCACTTGGCCAACGCCGAACGGCCCGAGGCCGTCAACCGGCTGCTGGTGGACCACTTCACGAGGAGCGCATGA
- a CDS encoding IclR family transcriptional regulator: protein MEPVSEVSGGYVQSLARGLLVIRAFNEANPEMTLSEVARATDMSRAAARRFLHTLVHLGYVWTDGRVFALTPRVLELGFAYLSSLSLPEIAQPYLERLVAEVHESASVSVLDGPDIVYIARVPTSRIMTVSINIGTRFPAYATSMGRVILADLDEAALEGYLSEVDLAPLGPHTMTSPVEFKAELGSIRAQGWALVDQELEAGLRSIAAPIRDRSNRVVAAVNISSHVSRTSPEDARRKLLPPLLETAARIGADLAVAPGPRRVPLSSPIRC from the coding sequence ATGGAGCCCGTGTCCGAGGTGAGCGGCGGGTACGTGCAGTCGCTGGCGCGTGGGCTCCTGGTGATCCGCGCGTTCAACGAGGCCAACCCGGAGATGACGCTGTCCGAGGTCGCCCGCGCGACCGACATGTCGCGCGCGGCGGCCCGCCGGTTCCTGCACACCCTGGTGCACCTCGGCTACGTGTGGACCGACGGCCGGGTCTTCGCGCTGACCCCGCGCGTGCTGGAGCTCGGCTTCGCCTACCTGTCCAGCCTGTCGCTGCCGGAGATCGCCCAGCCCTACCTGGAGCGGCTGGTGGCGGAGGTGCACGAGTCGGCGTCGGTGTCGGTGCTGGACGGCCCGGACATCGTCTACATCGCCCGCGTGCCCACCTCTCGCATCATGACGGTGTCGATCAACATCGGCACCCGCTTCCCCGCCTACGCCACCTCCATGGGCCGCGTCATCCTCGCGGACCTCGACGAAGCCGCACTGGAGGGCTATCTGTCCGAGGTGGACCTGGCGCCGCTGGGCCCGCACACCATGACGTCCCCGGTTGAGTTCAAGGCGGAGCTCGGCAGCATCCGCGCGCAGGGCTGGGCCCTGGTGGACCAGGAACTCGAGGCGGGCCTGCGCTCGATCGCCGCCCCGATCCGCGACCGGTCGAACCGGGTGGTGGCGGCGGTGAACATCTCCTCGCACGTTTCGCGCACCAGCCCCGAAGACGCGCGCCGGAAGCTGCTGCCGCCGCTGCTGGAGACCGCAGCCCGCATCGGAGCCGATCTCGCCGTAGCCCCCGGCCCGCGTCGCGTCCCGCTGAGTTCGCCGATCCGGTGCTAG
- the pcaC gene encoding 4-carboxymuconolactone decarboxylase: MPDRLDDETRYARGMGVRREVLGDEHVDRANAKITPFTEGFQDFITRYAWGELWSGDGAERQIRSMLTLAILAAVGCEDEFAMHVRAARRNGVEPEQLREVLMHVAVYAGVPRANSAFAIANTILGEEQND; encoded by the coding sequence ATGCCCGACCGGCTCGACGACGAAACCCGGTACGCGCGGGGCATGGGCGTGCGCCGCGAGGTGCTCGGCGACGAGCACGTGGACCGGGCCAACGCCAAGATCACCCCGTTCACCGAGGGCTTCCAGGACTTCATCACCCGCTACGCGTGGGGCGAGTTGTGGAGTGGCGACGGGGCCGAGCGGCAGATCCGCAGCATGTTGACGCTGGCCATCCTTGCGGCGGTGGGCTGCGAGGACGAGTTCGCGATGCACGTGAGGGCGGCGCGCCGCAACGGCGTGGAGCCGGAGCAGCTCCGCGAGGTGCTGATGCACGTCGCGGTCTACGCCGGGGTGCCCCGCGCCAACAGCGCCTTCGCGATCGCCAATACGATCCTGGGCGAAGAGCAGAACGACTGA